One window of the Chanodichthys erythropterus isolate Z2021 chromosome 2, ASM2448905v1, whole genome shotgun sequence genome contains the following:
- the emc2 gene encoding ER membrane protein complex subunit 2, with the protein MSSISELYDVTWEEMRDKLRKWREENYRNSEQIVDVGEELINEHASKLGDDIWIIYEQVMIAALDCSRDDLAWSCLQELKRQFPDSHRVKRLAGMRLEALERYEDANKLYDSILQDDPTNTAARKRKISILRAQGKSSEAIRELNEYLEQFVGDQEAWHELSELYINEHDYAKAAFCLEELMMTNPHNHLYCEQYAEVKYTQGGLENLELARKYFAQALKLNNRNMRALFGLYMSASHIAASPKVSAKVKKDNVKYAAWATSQISRAYQMAGRGKKENKCSVKAVEEMLESMQITMS; encoded by the exons ATGTCGTCTATATCGGAGCTCTACGATGTCACTTGGGAAG AAATGCGTGACAAACTCCGTAAGTGGAGAGAAGAGAATTACAGGAACAGTGAGCAGATCGTGGATGTTGGTGAAGAGCTGATAAATGAGCACGCGTCTAAACTTGGAGATGACA TTTGGATAATTTACGAGCAGGTGATGATCGCAGCGTTGGACTGCAGTCGTGACGATCTGGCCTGG AGTTGCCTACAGGAGCTGAAGAGGCAGTTTCCAGACAGTCACAGAGTGAAGCGATTAGCAGGGATGCGGCTGGAGGCTCTGGAGAG GTATGAGGATGCCAATAAGCTGTACGACTCAATTCTACAAGATGACCCGACAAATacg GCAGCAAGGAAGCGCAAGATCTCCATCCTGCGAGCGCAGGGCAAAAGCAGCGAGGCCATTCGCGAGCTCAACGAATATCTGGAGCA GTTTGTGGGAGACCAGGAAGCATGGCATGAGCTGTCAGAACTCTACATCAATGAACATGA TTATGCAAAAGCAGCTTTTTGTCTTGAAGAGCTGATGATGACAAACCCACACAATCACCTGTACTGTGAACAGTACGCTGAG GTAAAGTACACCCAGGGAGGTCTGGAAAACCTTGAGCTGGCCAGGAAGTATTTTGCGCAGGCATTGAAGCTTAACAACAGAAACATGAGGGCCTTGTTCGGCCTTTACATG TCGGCGAGTCACATCGCCGCCAGCCCAAAAGTTAGCGCGAAGGTGAAGAAGGACAATGTGAAGTATGCCGCATGGGCCACCTCTCAGATTAGCAGAGCCTATCAG ATGGCAGGCCGTGGGAAGAAGGAGAACAAATGCTCGGTGAAGGCAGTGGAGGAAATGTTGGAGTCCATGCAGATCACCATGTCTTAA